GCCGACGGTCGACTGTTGGCACTGCTTGCGGATGGGATGGGCGGATATCGCGGGGGTGCCTACGCCAGTCGCCGAACCACGGAAGTGGTCTCCCAACGACTGGCGGCCGGCGATTCCGTTGAATCAGCGATTCGCGCGGCGAATGACGCCATTGTGGAAGAAGCGCGCGTTCCGGAACGCGCCGGAATGGGGGACAACGTTGGTTGGCGTGATCGTCGATCGCGAGAGCTACCGTGTTCAACGTTGGCGACTCGCGAGCCTACCATATCACAGTGGACGGCGCCGAACAGGTTACCGAAGATCACTCGTTTGTCGCGGAAGCGGCGAAGCACGGACAAGCAGACGGCGTCGAGGCGGCTCGATCACGATGGAAGAATGCGCTGACACGCTCAGTAGGTAACGAAGGTCCACTGGAAGTTGACGTGTTTGGCCCTTTCACGACAGAAGAACCGCATGTCGTCGTACTCTGCAGTGATGGGGTGTACAAAGGCACACCGGATCACGTGATCTCGAGCGTGGTGCGGGCCGTTCCTGATGTGACCACTGCGGCACAAACGCTCATCGATGTGGCATTTCGACGCGGCAGCGACGACAATATGTCGGCCGTGCTGCTGGAGTTTGGCAGTCTGCCGAGGTCGACCGAGATCACGTTGCCCGTGCCGTTGATGGACGGAGGTGAGCAGATAGACGAGGACTTGTCCACGGTTCCTTCCATGCCATCTGTGGACACAAAAACGTTGAGTACCACCACGGTGACGCGCGACTGGCCCGCGAGTGCTACGCGAAAGAAACCTCAGTCTTCCAGACAACTGATTGCCATCGCAGTGTGCGCAGTTGGGTTGGCCGCGATGGCTGCCAGTTGGTGGTTCGGCCGGGATACCGACTACCAACCGCCGAACGCAAGCGCGATTGTGAAGAAGAAAGGATTGGATGCGGACACATCGCGGGATACGACGAAGTCGATGAACGGGGAGAATCAGGATACGGCGTCTCGGGATACCGCGACTCCGGATACAGCGACGTCGGGCTCGGCAGCGACTGTGCCGATGGCGGGCAACAGTCTTTCTCCGTCGCGCGGGTCGCAGACAAGAATGGATACAAAGGCTGCGGTTGAAACGCCGAAGCCACCAGCTGGAAAAGCCCCGCCTCTCAAAAAGTGAATCGCATCAGCGCATCGCAGTTCCTTCCATTTCCCCAGTGATGCACAGCACGCATGGATAACTAAAC
The genomic region above belongs to Gemmatimonadaceae bacterium and contains:
- a CDS encoding serine/threonine-protein phosphatase; this encodes MFNVGDSRAYHITVDGAEQVTEDHSFVAEAAKHGQADGVEAARSRWKNALTRSVGNEGPLEVDVFGPFTTEEPHVVVLCSDGVYKGTPDHVISSVVRAVPDVTTAAQTLIDVAFRRGSDDNMSAVLLEFGSLPRSTEITLPVPLMDGGEQIDEDLSTVPSMPSVDTKTLSTTTVTRDWPASATRKKPQSSRQLIAIAVCAVGLAAMAASWWFGRDTDYQPPNASAIVKKKGLDADTSRDTTKSMNGENQDTASRDTATPDTATSGSAATVPMAGNSLSPSRGSQTRMDTKAAVETPKPPAGKAPPLKK